A window of the Desulfovibrio sp. genome harbors these coding sequences:
- a CDS encoding pyridoxine 5'-phosphate synthase: protein MPILAVNIDHVATLRQARLGQEPEPVTAAHLSEIAGARAIIVHLREDRRHIQDRDVALLRQLIKTRLHLEMAATQEMHRLALGIRPDMVCLVPEKRQELTTEGGLNCVGREKELADYLAPLHDAGIGSSLFIDADPEQIKAAKAAGTHYIEIHTGAYADAKTPKDRERELAKVLNGIRLGRDLGLKVNLGHGLNYDNIWAFAKVTGVSEYSIGHSIISRAVLTGITEAVEKMTGIIQGFVD from the coding sequence ATGCCAATATTGGCCGTCAATATCGACCATGTCGCCACCCTGCGCCAGGCTCGCCTTGGCCAGGAGCCGGAACCGGTCACTGCCGCACATCTCTCGGAGATCGCCGGGGCCAGGGCCATCATCGTGCATCTTCGCGAAGACCGCCGCCACATACAGGACCGCGACGTTGCCCTCCTGCGCCAGCTCATAAAAACCAGACTGCACCTGGAGATGGCTGCCACCCAGGAAATGCACCGCCTGGCCCTGGGTATACGCCCGGACATGGTCTGCCTGGTGCCGGAAAAACGCCAGGAACTGACCACCGAGGGAGGCCTCAACTGCGTTGGCCGCGAAAAGGAGCTGGCGGACTACCTGGCCCCGCTGCACGACGCCGGGATCGGCTCCAGCCTGTTCATCGACGCCGACCCCGAGCAGATCAAGGCTGCCAAGGCTGCTGGAACGCATTACATCGAGATACACACCGGGGCCTATGCGGACGCCAAAACGCCCAAGGACCGCGAACGCGAGCTGGCCAAGGTGCTTAATGGCATCCGCCTGGGGCGCGACCTGGGGCTCAAGGTGAACCTGGGCCACGGGCTCAATTACGACAACATCTGGGCCTTCGCCAAGGTGACGGGCGTGAGCGAATACTCCATCGGCCACAGCATCATCTCGCGCGCGGTGCTCACGGGCATCACCGAAGCGGTGGAGAAGATGACTGGGATCATCCAGGGGTTTGTTGACTAA
- a CDS encoding holo-[acyl-carrier-protein] synthase, giving the protein MIVGLGMDITELDRIATVYERHGERFLEKILTQAEREAMPAKAVPYLAARFAAKEAGAKALGTGFRDGIWYKDIEVVSDAMGKPRVLFYGHARDRAMAMGVTHTHVSLTHGRDVAAAVVVLEAP; this is encoded by the coding sequence ATGATAGTCGGCTTGGGCATGGACATTACCGAACTGGACCGCATCGCCACGGTGTATGAACGCCATGGCGAGCGTTTCCTGGAGAAGATATTGACCCAGGCCGAGCGCGAAGCCATGCCCGCCAAGGCCGTTCCCTATCTGGCCGCGCGCTTCGCGGCCAAGGAAGCCGGAGCCAAGGCCCTGGGCACGGGATTTCGCGACGGCATCTGGTACAAGGACATCGAAGTCGTGTCGGACGCCATGGGCAAGCCGCGCGTGCTCTTTTACGGCCACGCCCGGGACCGGGCCATGGCCATGGGAGTCACGCACACCCATGTGAGCCTGACCCACGGCCGCGACGTGGCCGCCGCCGTGGTGGTTCTGGAAGCCCCATGA